The following coding sequences lie in one Hippopotamus amphibius kiboko isolate mHipAmp2 chromosome 17, mHipAmp2.hap2, whole genome shotgun sequence genomic window:
- the ZNF624 gene encoding zinc finger protein 624 isoform X3, which produces MSLQDSTLSREGSPEEEIMAAVVFSRGPLGPEVSLPDEDLHLQAEEPELVKESVTFKDVAIDFTLEEWRLMDPTQRNLHKDVMLENYRNLVSLGLAVSKPDMISHLEDGKGPWVVVREISISEAAWHVILQNI; this is translated from the exons ATGTCTTTGCAGGACTCTACTCTTTCCAGAGAGGGGAGCCCAGAAGAAGAGATTATGGCTGCTGTGGTTTTTTCACGTGGGCCTCTG GGTCCTGAAGTTTCCCTGCCAGATGAAGATCTTCACCTCCAGGCAGAAGAACCAGAATTGGTAAAG GAATCAGTGACATTTAAAGATGTGGCTATAGACTTCACATTGGAAGAGTGGAGGTTGATGGACCCTACACAAAGGAACCTGCACAAGGATGTGATGCTAGAGAATTATAGGAATCTTGTCTCCTTGG GACTTGCAGTTTCCAAACCAGACATGATATCTCATTTGGAGGATGGAAAAGGACCATGGGTGGTAGTGAGAGAAATTTCAATTTCAG